In Mucilaginibacter celer, one DNA window encodes the following:
- a CDS encoding GMC family oxidoreductase: MQIKKSSTVYDVVVIGSGAGGGMAAYVLANAGVKVLMLEAGPFFDPAKDSQQLKWPYESPRRGGNATRPMGDFDAAFGGWQIEGEPYTQKEGSDFQWFRSRMLGGRTNHWARISLRMGPKDFKSRTAYGVGDDWPITYDEIKPYYDKVDRLLGVYGSMEGLENDPDGIFLPPPKPRLNELFVKKAATGLGIKVIAGRGSILTAPLPGNKDRGACFFCGQCNRSCKIYGDFSSSSCLVIPALKTGNLTLVTNAVVREILTDKEGLANGVSYISKNDMQEYQVSAKTVILAASTCESARILLNSKSDKHPNGLANSSNAVGKYLHDSTQGGGAAILPQLLGRKRFNEDGVGSLHLYAPWWLDNKKLDFARGYHLEIFGGMMMPGYGGYFGFEGAPVPYLNGFIPGADGKTKDSGGFGVSLKNDYRTFYGSMAGVGCHGASTAREDNYCEIDPNVVDKYGIPVLRFRYKWTQDDINQAKHMQEISQEIVKQMGGISLVQPKGPESNYGLDKPGKGIHEVGTVRMGDDAKKAPLNKWGQAHDCKNLFVTDGSVFTQQSEKNPTWTILSLAMRTAEYLIDQRKKQNI, encoded by the coding sequence ATGCAGATAAAGAAATCATCAACCGTTTATGATGTGGTGGTTATAGGTTCGGGAGCGGGTGGAGGCATGGCGGCTTATGTGCTGGCTAATGCCGGTGTAAAAGTGCTGATGCTGGAGGCCGGACCTTTTTTTGACCCGGCTAAAGACTCGCAGCAACTGAAATGGCCTTATGAATCGCCAAGGAGAGGAGGCAATGCTACCCGGCCTATGGGCGATTTCGACGCGGCTTTTGGCGGCTGGCAAATTGAAGGCGAACCTTACACGCAGAAGGAAGGGTCTGATTTTCAGTGGTTCCGGTCGCGGATGCTGGGTGGGCGTACCAACCATTGGGCGCGCATTTCGCTGCGTATGGGGCCAAAGGATTTTAAAAGCAGAACCGCTTACGGCGTTGGCGATGATTGGCCCATCACCTACGATGAAATAAAACCTTATTATGATAAGGTAGACCGCCTGCTGGGTGTTTACGGATCGATGGAAGGTTTGGAAAATGACCCCGATGGCATTTTTTTACCGCCACCCAAACCCCGCCTTAACGAGTTGTTTGTTAAAAAAGCTGCTACCGGCTTAGGTATTAAAGTTATTGCAGGCAGAGGTTCGATACTAACGGCACCGCTGCCGGGCAATAAAGACAGAGGGGCATGCTTTTTTTGCGGGCAATGTAACCGGAGCTGCAAAATTTACGGCGATTTTTCGTCCTCATCCTGTTTGGTTATCCCGGCTCTTAAAACCGGCAATTTAACGTTGGTGACCAATGCTGTTGTACGTGAAATATTGACGGATAAGGAAGGGCTGGCCAATGGCGTATCCTACATCAGCAAAAATGATATGCAGGAGTACCAGGTGAGCGCCAAAACGGTGATCCTGGCGGCAAGTACCTGCGAGTCGGCAAGGATCCTGTTAAATTCAAAATCAGATAAACATCCAAATGGGCTGGCTAACAGCAGCAACGCAGTGGGCAAGTACCTGCACGATTCAACCCAGGGTGGCGGTGCTGCAATACTGCCCCAACTGTTAGGGCGCAAACGTTTTAATGAAGACGGGGTGGGGAGCCTGCACCTGTACGCGCCATGGTGGCTGGATAATAAAAAGCTTGATTTTGCGCGTGGCTATCACCTCGAGATTTTTGGCGGCATGATGATGCCCGGCTATGGCGGTTATTTTGGTTTTGAAGGCGCCCCGGTGCCGTACCTGAACGGGTTTATACCCGGCGCGGATGGTAAGACAAAAGATTCGGGGGGCTTTGGCGTATCACTTAAAAATGATTACCGCACCTTTTACGGCAGTATGGCCGGGGTAGGCTGCCATGGCGCATCTACCGCGCGGGAGGATAATTATTGCGAGATTGATCCGAATGTGGTTGATAAATACGGCATCCCGGTTTTACGTTTCAGGTATAAATGGACGCAGGACGATATTAACCAGGCTAAACACATGCAGGAGATTTCGCAGGAAATTGTAAAACAGATGGGCGGCATCTCGCTGGTACAACCTAAAGGCCCCGAAAGCAATTATGGTTTGGATAAACCCGGAAAAGGCATCCATGAAGTGGGTACGGTACGCATGGGCGATGATGCCAAAAAGGCCCCGCTTAACAAATGGGGACAGGCGCATGATTGTAAAAACCTGTTTGTTACCGATGGTTCGGTATTCACCCAGCAATCCGAAAAAAATCCAACCTGGACAATCCTCTCCCTTGCCATGCGTACTGCCGAATACCTGATTGATCAGCGTAAAAAACAAAACATTTAA
- a CDS encoding TIM barrel protein, which translates to MKTNRRDFIKQTAMGAAGMGLAATFPQFLYADSSKAPFFKLAISQFSFASQFWTKQLDPLDFPAKAKELGITGLDYCSMFFADKAKDQQYLADLKKRAADAGSYNLRIMVDGEGVLGDLNEATRLKAVDNHHKWIDAAAALGCPMIRVNVEGEGNPDDVAKAAVDSLGRLIEYGSKQKIDVIVENHVGISCNAGWLAGVMKQVNSKHCGTLADFGNFCVNRTKPETNDIAGYMKTRCLEEYDKYKGIAELMPFAKGVHAKSHVFMPDGSDPETDFLKMFKIIKDSGFKGWVSIEYEGGLLKMYSKDDKYLDDYAGTTATKKLIEKVAAMV; encoded by the coding sequence ATGAAAACCAACAGGAGAGATTTTATTAAACAAACCGCTATGGGAGCTGCCGGGATGGGCCTGGCTGCCACCTTTCCGCAGTTTTTGTATGCGGATAGCAGTAAAGCGCCATTTTTTAAGCTGGCCATTTCCCAATTCTCATTTGCCAGCCAGTTTTGGACAAAACAGCTCGATCCGCTCGATTTTCCGGCAAAGGCAAAAGAACTGGGCATTACCGGGCTGGACTATTGTTCAATGTTTTTTGCCGATAAAGCCAAAGATCAACAGTATTTAGCCGACCTGAAAAAACGCGCCGCCGATGCCGGAAGCTACAACCTGCGCATTATGGTAGATGGTGAAGGCGTTTTGGGCGATTTAAATGAAGCTACCCGTTTAAAAGCCGTAGATAATCACCATAAATGGATAGACGCCGCCGCTGCCTTAGGTTGCCCGATGATCAGGGTGAATGTAGAGGGCGAGGGTAATCCCGACGATGTAGCCAAAGCCGCCGTGGATAGTTTGGGCAGGTTGATTGAATACGGCAGCAAGCAAAAGATAGATGTTATTGTAGAAAACCACGTAGGCATATCCTGTAATGCCGGCTGGCTGGCGGGGGTAATGAAACAGGTGAACAGTAAACACTGCGGTACCCTGGCCGATTTTGGTAATTTCTGCGTAAACCGTACCAAACCCGAAACCAATGATATTGCCGGTTACATGAAAACCCGCTGCCTGGAAGAGTATGACAAATACAAAGGCATAGCCGAACTAATGCCTTTTGCAAAAGGCGTACACGCCAAATCGCACGTGTTTATGCCTGATGGCAGCGACCCGGAGACTGATTTTTTAAAGATGTTTAAGATCATCAAAGATTCGGGCTTTAAGGGTTGGGTGAGCATTGAGTATGAGGGCGGCCTGCTGAAAATGTACAGCAAGGATGATAAGTACCTTGATGATTATGCCGGGACAACAGCCACCAAAAAGCTGATAGAAAAAGTTGCCGCGATGGTTTAA
- a CDS encoding NUDIX hydrolase: protein MQTEAELKDFILNGHLYYIPHVSIDCAIFGYHEQQLKLLLIKHKAIDGWCLPGGYIKRTEKLVEAAERNVKVRTGVDNLFLQQFKTFGDPDRIQFNKFDQQQWLELTGIESWEDTWLFDQTISVGFYAITDFSQTELQTDITTEKCAWFDIDALPGLEYDHDEMVREALHTMRVQLYHYPIGINMLPEKFTLSEIHALYETLLGKKLDISNFPKKLMALGLLEKLNEKRSIGAHRSPHLYSFNKEKYGEALKNGVVLN, encoded by the coding sequence ATGCAAACGGAAGCCGAATTAAAGGATTTTATACTGAACGGACATCTTTACTACATCCCACATGTATCGATAGATTGTGCCATTTTTGGCTACCACGAGCAGCAGTTAAAACTATTGCTGATAAAACACAAAGCCATTGATGGCTGGTGCCTGCCCGGCGGATACATTAAACGTACCGAGAAACTGGTGGAAGCGGCCGAAAGAAACGTAAAAGTGCGTACCGGCGTTGATAACCTTTTTTTACAGCAATTTAAAACTTTCGGCGATCCCGACAGGATCCAGTTTAACAAGTTTGACCAACAACAGTGGCTGGAGTTAACGGGCATCGAATCGTGGGAGGATACCTGGCTGTTTGACCAAACCATATCGGTAGGATTTTACGCCATTACAGATTTTTCGCAAACCGAATTACAAACCGATATCACTACCGAAAAATGCGCATGGTTTGATATTGACGCACTACCCGGACTTGAGTACGATCATGACGAGATGGTGCGGGAAGCCCTGCATACCATGCGGGTGCAATTGTACCACTACCCCATCGGTATCAATATGCTGCCCGAGAAATTTACCTTAAGCGAGATCCATGCCCTGTACGAAACACTTCTGGGTAAAAAGCTTGATATCAGCAATTTTCCTAAAAAACTGATGGCTCTTGGACTGTTAGAAAAACTGAACGAAAAACGAAGCATAGGCGCACACCGCTCACCGCACCTATATTCATTCAACAAAGAAAAATACGGCGAGGCATTAAAAAATGGCGTGGTTTTGAACTAA
- a CDS encoding glycoside hydrolase family 130 protein, which yields MILRILKLKTLLLLLLFGEACFAQSAKNVLPKWAFGGFTRPANVNPIISPDTTSRFLDPMSNKQVQWEANDTFNPAAAIKNNKIVVLYRAEDLYGIGIGFRTSRLGYAESNDGIHFARRKTPVLYPDNDIAKKYEWPGGCEDPRVAVTPQGTYVVFYTEWNRELPRLGVATSTDLIHWKKNGPIFKKAYNGKFFNIASKSASILTQVVNGKQVIIKTGGKYFLYWGEHHVYAATSTNLVDWTPVIDMKGRLKELMSPRNGYFDSDLTECGPPAIMTKNGVILFYNGKNKPAEGRNTRFNANSYCAGQALFSAKDPQKFVTRLDLPFLRPMAPFEKSGQYVNGTVFIEGMTYFKNKWFLYYGCADSRVAVAVYDPAKPTPPDQLE from the coding sequence ATGATACTGCGAATTTTGAAGTTAAAAACACTGCTTCTATTGCTTTTATTTGGCGAGGCTTGCTTTGCCCAATCCGCTAAAAATGTGTTACCAAAATGGGCCTTTGGAGGTTTTACCCGCCCGGCAAATGTAAATCCGATCATCTCGCCCGATACAACCTCAAGGTTTTTGGATCCGATGAGCAACAAGCAGGTTCAGTGGGAAGCTAATGATACCTTTAATCCGGCGGCGGCTATCAAAAACAATAAAATTGTGGTGCTGTACCGGGCCGAAGATCTTTACGGCATTGGTATCGGCTTCCGCACTTCGCGCTTAGGTTATGCCGAAAGTAACGACGGCATCCACTTTGCCCGCAGAAAAACGCCGGTGCTTTACCCGGATAATGATATCGCTAAAAAGTACGAATGGCCGGGCGGTTGCGAAGACCCGCGTGTTGCTGTTACCCCGCAAGGTACCTATGTTGTGTTTTATACCGAATGGAACCGTGAATTGCCCCGGCTGGGAGTAGCGACATCCACAGATCTGATCCACTGGAAAAAGAACGGCCCGATATTTAAAAAAGCTTATAACGGTAAGTTTTTTAACATCGCCAGTAAATCGGCTTCCATTTTAACCCAGGTGGTTAACGGTAAACAAGTGATCATCAAAACCGGGGGGAAATACTTTTTGTACTGGGGAGAGCACCATGTTTACGCCGCAACCTCAACCAACCTGGTTGACTGGACGCCGGTTATTGATATGAAAGGCCGGTTAAAAGAACTAATGTCGCCGCGGAATGGCTATTTTGACAGCGACCTCACTGAATGCGGCCCGCCCGCTATCATGACCAAAAACGGCGTGATACTATTTTATAACGGTAAAAATAAGCCTGCCGAAGGCCGGAACACCCGTTTTAATGCAAATTCCTATTGTGCCGGGCAGGCCTTATTCAGCGCAAAAGATCCGCAGAAATTTGTTACCCGGCTTGATCTTCCTTTTCTGCGCCCGATGGCACCTTTTGAAAAGAGCGGGCAATACGTAAACGGAACAGTTTTTATTGAGGGGATGACTTACTTTAAAAATAAATGGTTTTTATATTATGGCTGCGCCGATTCGCGTGTGGCTGTGGCCGTTTATGATCCGGCAAAACCTACACCACCCGATCAGTTGGAATAA
- the treA gene encoding alpha,alpha-trehalase TreA: protein MRRLFLVVFLFITLSAQAQIPTPRQQFPGLFEAVQSSTIFPDNKTFVDATPKKDPAEIMKAYNEQKDKSGFDLKAFVLANFEIPVAHNNFQTDVGAGIRKHIDTLWQVLQRRPDEAKPFSSTLALPNPYIVPGGRFREIYYWDSYFTMLGLLESHQTKVIHNMVENFAYLIDKYGFIPNGNRSYYLTRSQPPFFAMMVNLLAKIEGEKVLVHFRPQLIKEYEYWMQGSMAVKSGDAAHRVVRLNDGTVLNRYWDESDQPREESYIKDVDAAKESTQPAAQFYQNIRAAAASGWDFSTRWFDASGKLPTIQTTDLIPVDLNCLMYNMELTIARSLNQIQNAKLAKMYRYRAARRKEAILKYCWNPKTGWFDDYNWKLKQQSPIETLAGEFPLEFKIASDEQARLVADGLKNNFLKPGGLVTTQNFSGQQWDAPNGWAPLQYMAIDGLEKYNYNALAKEIATRWLKLNIRVFRQTGKLLEKYNVVDTQLTAGGGEYPLQDGFGWTNGVLLHLVNRYHIDTEQLEKAPAEVRN from the coding sequence ATGAGAAGATTATTTTTAGTTGTATTTTTATTTATTACTTTAAGCGCCCAGGCGCAGATACCAACACCCCGGCAGCAGTTCCCGGGATTATTTGAAGCCGTTCAATCGTCAACCATTTTTCCCGATAACAAAACCTTTGTTGACGCTACACCCAAAAAAGATCCGGCCGAAATAATGAAAGCCTACAATGAACAAAAAGACAAATCGGGCTTCGATCTGAAAGCATTTGTACTTGCCAATTTCGAGATCCCCGTAGCGCATAATAATTTTCAGACTGATGTAGGCGCGGGCATTCGCAAGCACATCGATACGCTGTGGCAGGTATTGCAACGCCGCCCGGATGAAGCAAAACCATTCTCCTCTACCCTTGCCCTACCCAACCCATATATCGTTCCGGGAGGGCGCTTCCGCGAAATTTATTACTGGGACTCGTACTTTACCATGCTTGGCCTGCTGGAAAGCCATCAAACCAAAGTAATCCATAACATGGTAGAGAACTTTGCCTACCTGATTGATAAATATGGTTTTATCCCCAACGGAAACCGGAGTTATTACCTTACCCGGTCGCAACCGCCCTTTTTTGCCATGATGGTAAACCTGCTGGCAAAAATTGAGGGTGAAAAAGTGTTGGTACATTTCAGGCCGCAATTAATCAAGGAATACGAGTACTGGATGCAGGGCTCGATGGCTGTAAAATCAGGCGACGCTGCACACCGGGTGGTTCGCCTTAACGATGGCACCGTATTAAACCGTTATTGGGATGAAAGCGACCAACCACGCGAAGAATCGTACATTAAAGATGTAGATGCAGCTAAAGAAAGCACACAACCCGCTGCTCAGTTTTATCAGAATATCCGCGCCGCAGCGGCTTCGGGCTGGGATTTCAGCACGCGCTGGTTTGATGCATCGGGTAAGCTGCCAACCATTCAAACAACAGATCTTATACCGGTTGATTTGAATTGTTTAATGTATAACATGGAGCTAACCATCGCCCGCAGCCTTAATCAAATTCAGAACGCCAAGCTTGCCAAAATGTACCGGTACAGGGCCGCCAGGCGAAAAGAAGCTATCCTGAAATATTGCTGGAACCCTAAAACAGGCTGGTTTGATGATTATAACTGGAAGCTGAAACAACAATCGCCGATAGAAACGTTGGCCGGAGAATTCCCGTTAGAATTTAAAATTGCCAGCGATGAGCAGGCCCGCCTGGTGGCCGACGGCCTCAAAAACAACTTCCTGAAACCCGGCGGCCTGGTAACTACGCAAAACTTTTCGGGCCAGCAATGGGATGCACCAAACGGATGGGCACCTTTACAATACATGGCCATTGATGGATTGGAGAAATACAACTACAACGCGTTGGCTAAAGAGATAGCTACCCGGTGGTTAAAACTTAATATCCGTGTATTCAGGCAAACCGGTAAGCTGCTGGAAAAATACAATGTGGTTGATACGCAATTAACAGCGGGCGGCGGCGAGTATCCTTTGCAGGATGGCTTTGGCTGGACGAATGGGGTGCTTCTGCACCTGGTGAATAGGTATCATATTGATACTGAGCAATTGGAAAAGGCTCCGGCGGAGGTGAGGAATTGA
- a CDS encoding DUF2683 family protein — protein sequence MESILIHPDSPEQLKTVKAVLKALKVSFEPAQVGLPAHVSKSIQRGISQFEAGQSISLEEFTKKHLSE from the coding sequence ATGGAAAGCATTTTAATACACCCTGATAGTCCCGAGCAATTAAAAACGGTAAAGGCAGTTTTAAAGGCGTTAAAAGTTTCTTTTGAACCGGCTCAGGTTGGGTTGCCTGCTCATGTTTCGAAAAGTATTCAACGAGGAATTAGTCAGTTTGAGGCTGGTCAAAGCATATCGCTCGAAGAATTTACCAAAAAACATTTATCGGAATAA
- a CDS encoding glycoside hydrolase family 65 protein yields the protein MNKIFKYSLYFALWLPALSKAQSIDTWKIKADKIDPANYYGITVANGMIGIVSAPEPFKVKNVVLAGAYDLYGRGRVSNFLNSFNLLNMYLEIDGRRIDAKNISNFKQELDMQHAAFTTSFDYGDKASIKYTYYSLRQLPFTVLMDVSVTAKQAINITSASVMEAPDALKEVQNYYNEIDRPHVTISLLTSTAKSPTGKMQLCASTSFLFNEPHGQEPRIIHEMWDNNMHLMKFSKAISAGQTYSYAVTGSSITSAHHADPLNEAERLTIFAKLEGRDRLIKFHNKAWDDLWTSDIQIEGDDQSQQDIHSMLYHLYSFSRAGTAYSPSPMGLSGLGYNGHVFWDCDVWMYPAMLVLHPEIAKSMVEYRFERLEAARRNAFSHGYKGAMFPWESADSGVEETPVWALSGPFEHHITACVALAAWNYYCVTQDKQWLREKGWPILSATADFWASRVERNGPGHYDIKNVVAADEWSENIDNNAFTNAAAKANLLNATAAAKILGEKADADWANVAQNIPILKLDNGVTREHASYNGEGIKQADVNLLAYPLKTITDAAQIKKDLEYYETRVPNEGTPAMTQAVFALLYSRLGNGDKAFHFFKDAYEPNLNPPFRVIAETKGGTNPYFATGAGGIVQSLLMGFGGLDITPAGIVQVKSKLPANWKSLKITGVGMNKVTYTIK from the coding sequence GTGAACAAGATATTTAAATATAGTTTATACTTTGCTTTATGGCTGCCGGCGCTATCCAAAGCCCAAAGTATCGATACATGGAAGATAAAGGCAGATAAAATTGATCCGGCCAATTACTATGGTATCACCGTGGCTAATGGCATGATTGGCATCGTATCAGCCCCCGAACCTTTTAAGGTAAAAAATGTGGTATTGGCCGGTGCTTATGATCTTTATGGCCGCGGCCGGGTAAGCAATTTCCTGAATAGTTTTAACTTGCTCAATATGTACCTGGAGATTGACGGCAGGCGCATTGATGCCAAAAACATCAGTAATTTTAAGCAGGAGCTGGACATGCAGCATGCCGCATTTACCACCAGTTTTGATTATGGCGATAAGGCAAGTATCAAATACACCTACTATTCGTTGCGGCAATTGCCTTTTACCGTTTTGATGGATGTTTCGGTTACCGCCAAACAGGCCATCAACATCACATCGGCCAGTGTAATGGAAGCACCGGATGCATTGAAAGAGGTGCAGAATTATTATAATGAGATTGACAGGCCGCATGTAACCATCAGTTTGCTCACTTCAACCGCTAAAAGCCCCACAGGCAAAATGCAGCTTTGCGCTTCAACCTCGTTTTTATTTAACGAGCCGCACGGCCAGGAACCGCGCATTATTCATGAGATGTGGGATAATAACATGCACCTCATGAAATTCAGCAAGGCAATCAGCGCCGGGCAAACCTATAGCTATGCCGTAACCGGCTCATCCATAACCTCTGCCCATCATGCCGACCCGCTGAACGAAGCCGAACGCCTCACCATTTTTGCCAAACTGGAAGGCCGCGACAGGCTCATCAAATTCCATAACAAAGCCTGGGATGATTTATGGACAAGCGATATCCAGATTGAAGGCGACGACCAATCGCAGCAGGATATTCATAGTATGCTTTACCATTTGTACTCGTTTTCGCGCGCGGGCACGGCTTACTCGCCATCACCCATGGGGCTATCAGGTTTAGGTTATAACGGTCATGTTTTTTGGGATTGCGATGTTTGGATGTACCCGGCCATGTTGGTTTTACATCCTGAAATTGCCAAATCGATGGTGGAATATCGTTTTGAACGGTTGGAGGCGGCCCGAAGAAATGCGTTTTCGCATGGCTACAAAGGGGCTATGTTCCCCTGGGAGAGTGCTGATAGCGGGGTAGAGGAAACTCCGGTTTGGGCATTGAGCGGTCCGTTTGAGCATCATATCACTGCTTGCGTAGCTCTTGCCGCCTGGAATTATTACTGCGTAACCCAGGATAAACAATGGCTGCGCGAAAAAGGATGGCCAATCCTCTCGGCTACTGCCGATTTCTGGGCAAGCCGCGTTGAACGAAACGGACCGGGTCACTATGACATCAAAAACGTAGTAGCGGCCGACGAGTGGTCCGAAAATATTGATAACAACGCATTTACCAACGCCGCCGCCAAAGCAAACCTGCTTAACGCAACCGCTGCCGCCAAAATATTAGGCGAAAAAGCCGATGCCGATTGGGCAAACGTTGCCCAAAACATCCCGATACTAAAACTGGATAACGGCGTTACCCGCGAGCATGCCTCCTACAACGGCGAAGGCATTAAACAAGCCGACGTTAACCTGCTGGCCTATCCGCTTAAAACCATAACCGATGCAGCACAGATCAAAAAAGACCTGGAATACTACGAAACCCGGGTACCTAACGAAGGCACTCCGGCCATGACCCAGGCTGTTTTTGCTCTGTTATACTCCCGGTTAGGCAATGGTGATAAGGCGTTTCACTTTTTTAAAGATGCTTATGAGCCTAATCTGAATCCTCCTTTTAGGGTGATTGCAGAAACCAAGGGCGGCACTAATCCTTATTTTGCGACAGGAGCAGGTGGGATTGTACAAAGCTTGCTGATGGGTTTTGGTGGTTTGGATATTACGCCGGCTGGCATTGTGCAGGTTAAAAGTAAATTGCCTGCTAACTGGAAATCTTTAAAAATTACCGGGGTGGGGATGAATAAGGTTACTTATACCATCAAATAG
- a CDS encoding vanadium-dependent haloperoxidase: protein MRFFLCCLAGVLFLFTSCKKPDYEKVIHNPDLYRATVKKLNDIVLENNFPPVTASRNYVYANIAAYEVIASGDPEHFRSLSGQIKHLPAVPKASKDTAVDYQFASLLAFCTVGNAVTFPEGSMDQYVEGLKQTAKDAGMPSDLLEGSVNYAAKVAKFILKWSKGDHYAQTRSASKYVVKQQDGRWIPTPPMYAQALEAHWGEIRPMVLDSTAQFIPPNPPVFNVKDHNSPFYKQAVEVMQIVDSLTKEQKHQADFWDDNAFKLNVVGHASFATKKFSPGGHWMNITAVATRAKKMDFGTTVSVYTQTAVALFDGFINCWYLKYRSNYVRPETIITKYINADWRPYIQTPPFPEYSSGHAVISSAAAEVLSNRIGDDFAYTDSSEMEFGIEPLSFKSFREAAKSAAMSRVMGGIHFKNACVVGNKQGGEIGQLVVKKLQLKVK, encoded by the coding sequence ATGAGATTTTTTTTATGTTGCCTTGCCGGTGTATTATTTTTATTTACATCATGTAAAAAGCCCGATTATGAAAAGGTAATACACAACCCCGATTTATACCGGGCCACGGTAAAAAAACTGAACGATATTGTGCTCGAAAATAACTTTCCGCCGGTTACGGCTTCCCGTAACTACGTGTACGCCAACATAGCCGCCTACGAGGTAATTGCCTCCGGCGATCCGGAGCATTTCCGTTCGTTATCCGGACAAATAAAACACCTGCCTGCTGTGCCCAAAGCCTCAAAAGATACTGCGGTTGATTACCAGTTTGCCTCTTTACTGGCATTTTGCACGGTGGGCAACGCGGTAACATTTCCCGAGGGCAGTATGGATCAATATGTTGAGGGTTTAAAGCAAACAGCAAAAGATGCCGGTATGCCATCAGATCTGTTGGAAGGCTCAGTTAATTACGCGGCGAAAGTTGCCAAATTTATATTGAAGTGGAGCAAGGGCGATCATTATGCTCAAACCCGCTCGGCCAGTAAATATGTGGTGAAGCAGCAGGATGGCCGCTGGATTCCAACCCCGCCTATGTATGCCCAGGCGTTGGAAGCGCATTGGGGCGAGATCAGGCCGATGGTTTTAGATTCGACGGCGCAGTTTATCCCGCCAAATCCCCCGGTTTTTAATGTAAAAGATCATAACAGCCCGTTTTACAAACAAGCGGTTGAGGTAATGCAAATTGTTGATAGCCTTACCAAAGAACAAAAACACCAGGCCGATTTTTGGGATGATAATGCCTTTAAGCTTAATGTAGTAGGGCATGCCTCATTTGCAACAAAAAAATTCTCGCCGGGCGGCCACTGGATGAACATTACTGCCGTTGCCACCCGCGCTAAAAAGATGGATTTTGGTACCACCGTAAGTGTTTATACCCAAACTGCAGTAGCATTGTTTGATGGTTTTATTAATTGTTGGTATTTAAAATACCGGTCAAACTATGTGCGTCCGGAAACTATCATTACCAAATACATTAATGCCGATTGGAGGCCATATATCCAAACCCCGCCATTCCCGGAATATAGCAGCGGGCATGCTGTAATTTCATCTGCCGCTGCCGAGGTATTGAGTAACCGGATTGGTGATGATTTTGCTTACACCGATTCGTCGGAAATGGAATTTGGCATCGAGCCCCTGTCGTTCAAATCATTTCGCGAGGCTGCAAAATCGGCAGCCATGTCGCGGGTAATGGGCGGAATCCATTTTAAAAATGCCTGTGTGGTAGGCAATAAGCAAGGCGGCGAAATAGGGCAGCTGGTGGTGAAGAAGCTGCAGCTGAAGGTTAAGTAG